A single genomic interval of bacterium harbors:
- the glmU gene encoding bifunctional UDP-N-acetylglucosamine diphosphorylase/glucosamine-1-phosphate N-acetyltransferase GlmU, whose translation MADLAAVILAAGKGTRMKSRLPKVLHTLAGLPLISYPIQLARQVQAKPVVVVLGHQAQMVKEHLEGEDLRFVIQEPQLGTGHALFFAREVLGGYRGDLLILCGDMPLLKGQTVEGLVSSHKERGAALTVLVGEMRDPSGYGRVVRGAEGEILKIVEEKDATTQERLIREVNSGTYCARSEDLFQALESLRCDNAQAEYYLTDVVQLLSPRGVLGYRVREEEELLGVNDRADLAQAERVLQHRLRSLWMKQGVTFLDPESVFMGVEVRLGMDTIVEPQVVLQGRTFVGESCRIGTGSHIEDSFLGDGVVIRPHCVITKSHISPGAVVGPFAHLRPGSEIGPEARVGNFVEIKNSKLGKGSKASHLSYIGDAEIGEEVNIGAGTITCNYDGVAKHRTIIEDRVFVGSDTQLVAPVRVGKGAVLGAGSTITEDVPPGALALARARQVNLPGRTIRRKKRNP comes from the coding sequence TTGGCTGATTTGGCGGCTGTAATCTTGGCGGCTGGCAAAGGCACCAGAATGAAATCCAGGCTTCCCAAGGTGTTGCACACCCTCGCCGGCCTCCCCTTGATATCATACCCCATCCAGCTTGCCCGCCAGGTGCAGGCAAAGCCCGTGGTAGTGGTCTTGGGCCACCAAGCCCAGATGGTGAAGGAGCACTTGGAAGGGGAGGATCTAAGATTTGTAATTCAGGAGCCCCAGTTGGGCACAGGACATGCACTGTTTTTCGCCAGGGAGGTGCTTGGAGGCTACAGGGGGGATCTGCTTATTCTCTGTGGGGATATGCCTCTTTTGAAAGGCCAGACTGTGGAGGGGCTGGTGAGTTCTCACAAGGAAAGAGGGGCAGCACTGACAGTGCTGGTGGGGGAGATGAGAGATCCCTCTGGTTATGGCCGGGTGGTCAGGGGGGCAGAAGGAGAGATTCTGAAAATAGTGGAAGAAAAGGACGCCACGACCCAAGAGCGGCTCATAAGGGAGGTCAATTCAGGAACCTATTGCGCTAGATCTGAAGATTTGTTCCAGGCCTTGGAGTCACTGCGGTGCGACAATGCGCAGGCCGAGTACTATCTAACAGATGTGGTCCAGCTCCTCTCCCCCCGGGGGGTGTTGGGTTACAGGGTAAGGGAAGAGGAGGAGCTCCTAGGTGTCAATGACAGGGCTGATCTGGCTCAGGCAGAAAGGGTGCTTCAGCATAGGCTTCGTAGTCTCTGGATGAAGCAAGGGGTGACCTTCCTGGATCCTGAGAGTGTGTTCATGGGTGTTGAGGTGAGACTGGGGATGGACACCATTGTGGAGCCACAGGTTGTCCTCCAAGGTCGGACCTTCGTGGGAGAAAGCTGTCGGATAGGAACCGGATCCCACATAGAAGATTCATTTCTGGGCGATGGAGTTGTGATCAGGCCCCATTGTGTGATCACCAAGAGCCACATTAGCCCCGGGGCAGTCGTGGGTCCTTTTGCCCATCTGCGTCCAGGATCCGAGATCGGCCCTGAGGCCCGGGTGGGTAATTTTGTGGAAATAAAGAACTCAAAACTGGGCAAGGGAAGCAAGGCCTCACACTTGAGCTATATTGGAGATGCAGAAATTGGGGAAGAGGTGAACATCGGAGCCGGCACCATAACCTGCAATTATGATGGAGTGGCTAAGCACAGGACAATAATAGAAGACCGGGTCTTTGTGGGAAGCGACACACAGCTTGTGGCCCCAGTTAGGGTGGGGAAGGGGGCCGTGTTGGGGGCCGGATCCACCATAACCGAAGACGTCCCACCAGGGGCACTGGCTTTGGCCAGGGCAAGGCAGGTGAACCTTCCAGGCAGAACCATCCGTAGAAAGAAGAGGAATCCGTAG
- a CDS encoding type II secretion system F family protein — MPLYRYQAWDERGRLLKGIVEADSQQDLFGQLRAQGLLLKKASGVKRRAWRESRIPLEVLAEFSHQMAFIMRSGVSMVNGMGDLKRQLGGEAFSQVLDGLIREVTAGSTLSQAMARQPMAFPSYYVAVIHAGETAGSLEESFRDMALYLEWLVQLRRQVKQALTYPVIVMLLISIAIAIFVTVVVPRLVSFIKELNRPMPVPTQVLVWINELVAENWYILLGLAGISILGSMVAWRFPSVRFFWDRHKLHLPVLGQLMLEMVLLRFVKYLRVLYRAGIQIHHSFNILQEVVPNRYYRSVMSHIRDRIMEGESLADAMESSGAFPPQIQRNIRVGEQTGTLEEALEQLGIHLGRMIEVRIKRLVSLIEPMLLMLVGGILILVIVSVLWPIYTILGELG, encoded by the coding sequence ATGCCTCTTTACAGATACCAAGCCTGGGACGAGAGGGGAAGGCTGCTCAAAGGGATCGTGGAAGCAGACAGCCAGCAGGATCTTTTCGGTCAACTGAGAGCTCAGGGACTGTTGTTAAAGAAGGCCTCAGGGGTCAAGAGAAGAGCCTGGAGAGAGAGCAGAATCCCCCTTGAGGTCCTGGCGGAATTCTCTCACCAAATGGCTTTTATCATGCGCTCAGGAGTCTCCATGGTAAACGGCATGGGAGATCTGAAACGCCAGCTGGGAGGGGAGGCTTTTTCCCAGGTCCTGGACGGACTCATCAGGGAGGTCACAGCCGGGTCCACCTTGAGCCAGGCCATGGCCAGGCAGCCCATGGCGTTTCCCTCATACTATGTGGCTGTCATCCACGCCGGGGAGACCGCGGGCAGCCTGGAAGAGTCTTTCCGGGACATGGCCCTTTATCTGGAATGGCTGGTGCAGCTAAGGCGCCAGGTAAAGCAGGCCCTCACCTACCCAGTTATAGTGATGCTGCTCATAAGCATTGCCATAGCAATCTTCGTCACGGTGGTGGTGCCCAGGCTGGTCAGCTTCATCAAGGAGCTAAACCGCCCCATGCCTGTTCCAACCCAGGTGCTGGTTTGGATCAATGAGTTAGTGGCTGAAAACTGGTACATTCTTCTTGGATTGGCCGGGATCAGTATCCTAGGAAGCATGGTGGCATGGCGATTCCCATCCGTTCGCTTTTTCTGGGACCGGCACAAGCTCCACCTGCCGGTACTGGGTCAGCTCATGCTGGAGATGGTACTGTTGCGTTTCGTCAAGTACTTGAGGGTGTTGTACAGGGCGGGCATTCAGATTCATCATTCTTTCAATATACTACAAGAGGTGGTGCCCAACCGGTATTACCGAAGCGTCATGTCCCACATAAGGGATAGAATCATGGAGGGAGAATCCCTGGCAGATGCCATGGAAAGCTCTGGTGCGTTTCCCCCGCAGATACAACGCAACATCCGGGTGGGAGAACAAACAGGTACCCTGGAAGAGGCCCTGGAACAACTGGGCATACATCTAGGGCGTATGATAGAGGTAAGAATCAAGCGCCTGGTCTCCCTAATAGAGCCAATGCTCCTCATGCTGGTGGGAGGAATCCTGATCCTGGTCATAGTGAGCGTGCTTTGGCCCATATATACCATCTTGGGGGAACTGGGCTGA
- a CDS encoding secretin N-terminal domain-containing protein, which produces MIREKKHLWPWLGVLLLAGCSTGNTTGQVPSKSEPPPVLSGMPPAPAPVRPERSAPAPLLPLKTPTDKAGLDAMVSISLVDGGLKELIHALVKQAGVNVIIDPDVEDAKVSLNLQSIPLWQALDAVLTSHGLFFSSHPGYVRVSKMMTRVFHLDYVMSIRSGSSTTQVSLSSGTASTASGTAAGSSPVSTASSPAAGSMSPGQLSTSASMGDISIQTQETVDFWKQLEARLKEIMRDPRYQMLRAEFQHQDLRRQMELIPYETQYDKELLKHQLEMFQLEREVTRKKLETGLWEGQPTSGAPGGAQARSSRETSSRGTEATSTDTAQAPLVGTYALDPQTGTLIVTTSPAVMERVESFLAQVKENLLRQVHIDVQILEVSLNNDQQLGVDWNGFPGLLQFFRMPRLREVIRGQMESQATGGGGGGGGTSTSGTGVVSPLPVSPFAASPLSAFQMGLLFAPTADLGIQYTLNNVISFLKTQGDVKAVSRPQITTLNNQPAVISVGVNDFFVTFEQLTTAAAAGGIATSQVTSRVNPLFIGVTLHITPQISPQGEILLKVVPAVNQRVGEKLVPTGIPSAPTQAIPLLETRQTSTVVRMRDGQTLLISGLIQEREQEISKSVPYLAEVPLMGSLFRHTSKEKRRSELILLLTPRLVDIDQPELGTGIWRQERGS; this is translated from the coding sequence ATGATTAGGGAGAAAAAGCACCTCTGGCCTTGGCTGGGAGTGCTCCTGCTGGCAGGATGTTCAACGGGCAACACCACTGGGCAGGTTCCAAGCAAATCAGAACCACCGCCAGTTCTCTCTGGCATGCCTCCTGCCCCGGCTCCTGTCAGACCCGAGCGAAGTGCTCCTGCTCCCCTTCTGCCCCTGAAAACGCCTACAGACAAGGCCGGGTTGGATGCCATGGTCTCCATTTCCCTGGTGGATGGCGGTCTGAAGGAGCTTATCCACGCCTTGGTCAAGCAAGCAGGAGTTAACGTGATCATAGACCCAGATGTGGAGGACGCCAAAGTCAGCTTGAATCTGCAAAGCATTCCCTTATGGCAGGCATTGGATGCAGTGCTGACCTCCCATGGGCTTTTCTTCTCTTCCCATCCAGGATATGTCCGCGTCTCCAAGATGATGACCCGGGTCTTTCATCTGGATTACGTGATGAGCATCCGCTCTGGATCCAGCACGACCCAGGTCTCCCTTTCCTCAGGAACCGCCTCAACGGCCTCAGGCACAGCAGCGGGCTCCTCCCCTGTCAGCACTGCATCATCACCCGCAGCAGGCTCCATGAGTCCGGGTCAGCTCTCCACCAGCGCTTCCATGGGAGACATCTCCATCCAAACCCAGGAGACTGTGGATTTCTGGAAGCAGCTGGAGGCTCGGCTGAAGGAGATCATGAGGGATCCCCGTTACCAGATGCTTCGGGCCGAGTTTCAGCACCAGGATCTGAGAAGGCAGATGGAATTGATTCCCTACGAGACCCAGTATGACAAGGAACTCTTGAAACACCAGCTGGAGATGTTCCAGTTGGAGCGAGAGGTGACAAGGAAGAAGCTGGAGACCGGTCTCTGGGAGGGGCAGCCCACATCCGGAGCACCGGGGGGTGCCCAGGCCAGAAGTTCCAGAGAGACCTCTTCCCGTGGTACAGAGGCCACTTCCACAGATACTGCCCAGGCTCCTTTGGTGGGCACGTATGCATTGGATCCGCAGACAGGCACCCTCATCGTGACCACCAGCCCGGCTGTCATGGAGAGGGTGGAGAGCTTTCTGGCCCAGGTGAAGGAAAATCTCCTAAGACAGGTGCACATAGATGTTCAGATCCTGGAAGTGTCTCTCAACAATGATCAACAACTGGGAGTGGATTGGAATGGTTTCCCGGGCCTTCTGCAATTTTTCCGAATGCCTAGGCTAAGGGAGGTGATCCGGGGACAGATGGAAAGCCAGGCCACCGGAGGCGGAGGCGGGGGGGGAGGAACCAGCACCAGCGGTACAGGCGTGGTTTCTCCTCTTCCTGTGTCCCCTTTTGCGGCCTCCCCCTTAAGTGCTTTCCAAATGGGTCTGCTTTTTGCCCCTACTGCTGATCTGGGAATTCAGTACACCCTTAACAATGTGATCTCTTTTCTGAAGACTCAAGGAGATGTGAAGGCAGTTTCCAGGCCTCAAATAACGACTCTCAACAATCAGCCTGCTGTCATCTCAGTGGGGGTGAATGACTTTTTCGTGACCTTTGAACAACTCACCACAGCTGCTGCTGCTGGAGGAATAGCAACCTCTCAGGTCACAAGCCGAGTGAACCCCCTCTTCATCGGGGTCACCCTACACATAACTCCCCAAATAAGCCCGCAAGGGGAGATACTTCTGAAGGTCGTCCCGGCGGTGAATCAAAGGGTTGGCGAAAAACTAGTGCCAACGGGCATTCCATCGGCCCCCACCCAGGCCATTCCCTTGCTGGAGACCCGCCAGACCAGCACCGTGGTGCGAATGCGTGACGGTCAAACCCTCTTGATCTCTGGACTGATACAGGAACGCGAACAGGAGATCTCCAAGTCAGTTCCATACTTGGCAGAAGTTCCCCTCATGGGATCTCTCTTCCGTCACACCAGCAAAGAGAAGCGCAGATCTGAGCTGATCTTGCTTCTGACTCCCAGACTCGTGGACATAGATCAGCCAGAGCTGGGAACAGGAATCTGGAGGCAAGAGAGGGGAAGTTGA
- a CDS encoding phospholipase D-like domain-containing protein yields the protein MGLWASLALVQFLVTPWAFCSTPCPPSLVQVLEDDRFLPSVLSSVQKASKEIWVATYHFKAGIHPRSAPDRLAQELIKAAKRGVQVQVLLEKPEDPLSEQAREHQKTASLLQRGGVRVYWDTPQRRSHMKVVVVDGRFAFVGSHNLTRGGLRDNHELSLSVDSPCVAEKVIAYLKRIAKEGGNRVP from the coding sequence ATGGGTTTGTGGGCCTCTTTGGCCTTGGTTCAGTTTCTTGTTACGCCCTGGGCCTTCTGTTCGACCCCCTGCCCCCCATCTTTGGTCCAAGTCCTGGAGGATGATCGCTTTCTGCCTTCTGTTTTGTCCAGCGTGCAAAAGGCCAGTAAAGAAATCTGGGTGGCCACTTATCACTTCAAAGCAGGCATTCATCCAAGAAGCGCTCCAGACAGGTTGGCACAGGAACTCATAAAGGCTGCCAAGAGGGGGGTACAGGTTCAGGTGCTCTTGGAAAAACCCGAAGACCCCCTTTCTGAACAGGCAAGAGAACACCAGAAGACAGCCTCTTTACTCCAGCGAGGGGGTGTGAGGGTTTATTGGGACACCCCCCAAAGACGATCTCACATGAAGGTGGTGGTTGTGGATGGTCGATTTGCTTTTGTTGGAAGTCACAACCTTACACGAGGAGGTCTCAGGGACAATCACGAACTTTCGCTGAGCGTGGATTCTCCTTGTGTAGCCGAGAAAGTAATAGCTTATCTGAAACGCATAGCCAAAGAAGGAGGAAACCGGGTGCCATAG
- a CDS encoding ATPase, T2SS/T4P/T4SS family, with protein MPEPAAPPKRLGERLVEQGLITPEQLRIALELQKRTSRLLGEILLDMGFVEEAAVSSLFSRDMGAAYMASLEGVSVDPEALHMVPKNWASEHKVLPLSLEEQEITVAIADPFDVVAVDELRRLTGKRVRTVGAGETDILRAIEFWYAGEMETVSEILRQALEAARGGEGALGPEEAPLIRLVNHMITMAVKDSATDIHIEPERNAVLVRFRVDGILRVWEILPKELERPMVSRFKVMANLDISESRLPQDGRAEFRFGSRVLDMRVSVYPTSQGENVVARLLDRSKLVTRIDELGFEEDFREIFRRMLRRHQGIILVTGPTGSGKTTTLYASLLEITSPQINVMTIEDPIEYDLPFIRQSQINPRAQFTFAKGLRSILRQDPDVILVGEIRDQETLEISMQAALTGHLVLSTLHTNSALGAIPRLLHMGAPPHILASSLIGIVSQRLLRRVCPECSYQQHASAQELALLSQEVPELLPPETSMLQLPKEKGCSHCRGEGYIGRFAVGEIVEMDRTLQQMIHSRATEESMTQSLKERGYRTILQDALKRVLQGRTTLAEVHRVL; from the coding sequence ATGCCAGAACCGGCAGCTCCTCCTAAGAGGCTGGGAGAGAGGCTTGTGGAGCAGGGGCTTATCACCCCAGAGCAGCTTCGCATAGCCTTGGAACTACAGAAAAGGACTTCTCGTTTGCTAGGAGAAATCCTTCTGGACATGGGTTTTGTGGAAGAGGCCGCTGTGTCTTCTTTGTTTTCCCGGGACATGGGAGCAGCCTATATGGCTTCTCTGGAGGGGGTCTCCGTGGATCCAGAGGCCTTGCATATGGTGCCCAAAAACTGGGCTTCGGAACATAAGGTGTTGCCCCTTTCTCTGGAAGAACAGGAGATCACAGTAGCCATAGCCGATCCCTTTGATGTGGTGGCTGTGGACGAGTTGCGACGACTCACAGGCAAGAGGGTGCGCACCGTAGGGGCCGGCGAGACGGACATCCTGCGAGCCATAGAGTTCTGGTATGCAGGGGAGATGGAAACCGTCAGCGAGATTCTGCGCCAGGCCCTGGAGGCGGCGCGGGGAGGAGAGGGGGCTCTGGGACCCGAGGAGGCCCCTCTCATTCGTCTGGTGAACCATATGATCACCATGGCAGTGAAAGATTCAGCCACGGACATTCATATAGAGCCGGAACGCAATGCAGTTCTGGTGCGATTCAGGGTTGACGGCATCCTGAGGGTTTGGGAAATCCTCCCCAAGGAACTTGAAAGACCTATGGTCTCGCGGTTCAAGGTCATGGCTAACCTAGACATATCCGAGAGTCGGCTGCCTCAGGACGGAAGAGCCGAGTTCCGCTTCGGCAGCCGGGTACTGGACATGCGTGTCTCGGTGTATCCCACTTCACAAGGGGAGAATGTGGTAGCCAGACTTCTGGACAGAAGCAAGCTGGTCACACGCATAGACGAGCTGGGTTTTGAGGAGGATTTCAGGGAAATCTTCCGCAGGATGCTCAGGCGTCACCAAGGCATTATACTGGTCACAGGTCCCACAGGCTCAGGCAAGACTACCACCCTTTACGCATCCCTGCTGGAGATAACCTCTCCTCAGATCAATGTCATGACCATAGAAGACCCCATAGAGTACGACCTGCCTTTCATAAGACAGAGCCAGATCAACCCAAGGGCGCAGTTCACCTTTGCCAAGGGTCTGCGCTCCATTTTGAGGCAGGACCCTGATGTGATTTTGGTTGGAGAAATCAGGGACCAGGAGACCCTCGAGATATCCATGCAGGCGGCTCTTACCGGCCACCTTGTGCTGTCGACCCTGCACACCAACTCGGCCCTGGGAGCCATCCCCAGATTGCTCCACATGGGAGCCCCTCCCCACATCCTGGCATCATCTCTCATAGGCATAGTGTCCCAGCGTCTGCTTCGTCGAGTCTGTCCTGAATGTTCCTACCAGCAACATGCCTCTGCTCAGGAATTGGCTCTCTTGTCCCAGGAGGTTCCGGAACTACTTCCGCCAGAGACATCCATGCTGCAACTTCCCAAAGAAAAAGGCTGTTCCCATTGCCGGGGAGAAGGATACATAGGCCGTTTTGCCGTAGGGGAAATAGTGGAAATGGATCGCACCCTCCAACAGATGATCCATTCCAGAGCCACAGAGGAGAGCATGACGCAGTCATTGAAAGAGAGGGGATACAGGACCATTTTGCAAGATGCCCTCAAGAGGGTGTTGCAGGGACGCACCACCCTTGCAGAGGTCCATAGGGTGCTCTGA
- a CDS encoding UvrD-helicase domain-containing protein → MDVPPRNSKHRSPQGLKKDFPQGASPAPDKTGQLSVPVLLKELNAAQREAVQYRGGPLLVLAGAGSGKTRVVTYRIAHLLACGEAKPWNILAVTFTNKAAREMKERVWTLLGRSEPELWVSTFHSMCARILRGHAHLVNYPREFSILDQGDQQSLARECCREMNLDTERFPVGLLLQHISNAKQAFLSPQQYRASWEGDYFKEKVAGLYEKYQQRLKKASAMDFDDLLFWVLTLFLEHPQVLDFYRGRWTHVLVDEFQDTNQIQYRIVKALAEKHRQICAVGDDDQSIYSWRGADPKNILRFDEDFPEVKVIRLEQNYRSTSNIIDAASSLIRQNLMRRGKELWTANEPGDPVCIYMAEDEREEARFVAAEIRHLVLREGFRPSDFAVFYRTHAQSRALEEEFLDSRILFAIYGAVGFYERREIKDVLAYLRALVYPHDDLSWKRILNVPKRGIGPKTLKAAEALAAREEIPLSKALELAAHELPKKAGLNLREFLNLMENLKEKLQEQGVAGALRGILEETGYLYELQRSSDPTSGQREENLEELLNIAAEYEAEEGGDPVGFLERVALFTDLDLKDPGEDKVSLMTLHSAKGLEFPVVFLVGLEEGILPHRSSLKDPEALEEERRLCYVGMTRARKKLYLCCAKKRRVWGVFQSLAVSRFLWELPRENLEALMPEPGWPTEGRSPLAEQGSPLKGRWVRHAVFGVGTVIAVEGGGSRLLVHFPGVGEKRFLAEQAPLQWL, encoded by the coding sequence ATGGACGTACCCCCAAGAAATTCTAAACACAGAAGCCCCCAGGGACTGAAAAAGGATTTTCCTCAAGGAGCATCCCCTGCTCCGGACAAGACAGGCCAACTGTCTGTGCCGGTCCTCTTGAAAGAGCTCAACGCAGCTCAAAGAGAGGCAGTGCAGTACAGGGGTGGACCGCTTCTGGTGCTGGCCGGGGCTGGCAGCGGCAAGACTCGGGTGGTCACTTACCGCATCGCTCATCTACTGGCATGCGGTGAAGCCAAACCCTGGAACATCCTGGCTGTGACTTTCACCAACAAGGCAGCCAGGGAGATGAAAGAGAGAGTCTGGACTCTGCTGGGAAGAAGTGAGCCAGAACTCTGGGTCAGCACTTTCCACTCTATGTGTGCCAGGATCTTGAGGGGGCATGCCCACCTTGTGAATTATCCCAGGGAGTTCTCCATCTTGGACCAAGGGGACCAGCAGAGCCTGGCCAGGGAATGTTGCAGGGAAATGAACCTGGACACAGAAAGATTTCCAGTGGGGTTACTTCTCCAGCACATCAGCAATGCCAAACAAGCCTTCTTGTCCCCGCAACAGTATCGGGCTTCTTGGGAGGGGGATTACTTTAAGGAAAAGGTGGCAGGTCTTTATGAGAAATACCAGCAGAGGCTGAAAAAGGCCTCAGCCATGGATTTTGACGATCTGCTCTTTTGGGTGCTTACCCTCTTTCTGGAACATCCGCAGGTTCTGGATTTTTACCGCGGAAGGTGGACTCATGTGCTGGTGGACGAGTTCCAGGACACCAACCAAATCCAATACAGGATCGTCAAGGCCTTGGCAGAGAAGCACAGACAGATCTGTGCGGTGGGGGATGACGATCAGTCCATCTACAGCTGGAGGGGTGCAGATCCCAAGAACATCCTTAGATTTGACGAGGATTTCCCCGAGGTGAAGGTGATTCGCCTGGAGCAGAATTACCGATCTACAAGCAACATAATTGATGCGGCCTCAAGCCTCATAAGGCAAAATCTCATGCGCCGCGGCAAAGAACTGTGGACAGCCAACGAGCCAGGGGATCCGGTGTGCATATACATGGCCGAGGATGAAAGGGAAGAGGCAAGATTCGTAGCTGCTGAAATAAGGCACCTGGTCCTCAGAGAAGGCTTCAGGCCATCGGACTTTGCCGTGTTCTACAGGACTCATGCCCAATCCCGTGCCCTGGAAGAAGAGTTCTTGGACTCACGGATTCTCTTTGCCATATACGGAGCCGTGGGTTTCTACGAAAGAAGGGAAATCAAGGATGTTTTGGCCTACCTGCGGGCCCTGGTATACCCACATGATGACCTAAGCTGGAAGAGAATACTCAATGTTCCCAAAAGGGGCATTGGCCCCAAGACCCTGAAGGCTGCAGAGGCTTTGGCAGCAAGAGAAGAAATCCCATTGAGCAAAGCCCTGGAGCTTGCAGCCCATGAGCTTCCCAAGAAGGCAGGGCTTAACTTGAGGGAATTCCTGAACCTCATGGAGAACCTCAAGGAGAAATTACAAGAACAAGGAGTGGCAGGCGCACTGCGGGGAATTTTAGAGGAGACCGGGTATCTTTATGAACTGCAAAGGAGTTCAGATCCCACCTCAGGACAAAGAGAAGAAAATCTGGAGGAATTGTTGAATATTGCCGCCGAGTACGAGGCCGAAGAAGGCGGGGATCCGGTGGGTTTTCTAGAAAGGGTAGCCCTGTTCACAGACCTGGATCTCAAAGATCCTGGGGAAGACAAGGTTTCACTGATGACCCTGCATTCGGCCAAGGGTCTTGAATTTCCGGTAGTCTTTCTGGTGGGTCTGGAGGAGGGAATCCTACCTCACAGATCTTCTCTAAAGGATCCTGAAGCCTTGGAGGAGGAAAGAAGGCTTTGCTATGTGGGGATGACTAGAGCCAGAAAAAAGTTGTATCTTTGCTGTGCCAAGAAAAGGAGGGTGTGGGGCGTTTTCCAAAGCTTGGCGGTTTCCAGATTTCTATGGGAGCTGCCAAGGGAAAACCTGGAAGCCCTGATGCCAGAACCAGGATGGCCCACAGAAGGGAGATCCCCTCTGGCAGAGCAAGGTTCCCCTCTCAAGGGGCGTTGGGTAAGACATGCGGTTTTTGGAGTGGGAACCGTGATAGCAGTTGAAGGTGGAGGCAGCCGGCTGCTGGTGCATTTCCCCGGAGTCGGAGAAAAAAGGTTTCTTGCGGAACAAGCCCCACTGCAATGGCTTTAG
- the glmS gene encoding glutamine--fructose-6-phosphate transaminase (isomerizing), translating to MCGIIGYVGTRSAQEIILDGLKRLEYRGYDSSGIAVLDGEKLRIQRAVGKLSVLEASIEEPLSGTVGVGHTRWATHGSPTEENAHPHEADGVVVVHNGIIENYLSLKQELLAQGCVFRSETDTEVICHLIRSALSAGMGFQEAVRKSLLRLKGSYGLVILWSREPQHLVAARKESPLVIGLGEGENFVASDIPAILHHTRRMIFLEDGEMAVLERGSARVERLDGTPVKKTIHQISWSPVMAEKGGYRHFMLKEIFEQPRAIVDSFRGRVFPERGEVDLGRQCLPKEVLCCVERVVMVACGTSYHAALVGRFMIESLARIPVEVELASEFRFRDPIVDQNTLVVAISQSGETADTIAALKAAGAKGAKTLAVCNVVGSSLVRICDAVAYTQAGPEIGVASTKAFTTQLVVLYLLAMELGVAKGRLDARAVRSLSEDLIRLPGLAEKALESDERIQDVASRFMNATDFLYLGRGINYPVALEGALKLKEISYVHAEGYPAGEMKHGPIALIDEFLPVVVLLSRDKTYEKMLGNIEEVKARKGIVIAVSSMPTQELEHRVNHVIQVPESNEYLTPVLLTIPLQLLAYHMAVLKGTDVDQPRNLAKSVTVE from the coding sequence ATGTGCGGCATCATAGGCTACGTGGGAACAAGATCGGCCCAAGAGATAATTCTGGACGGGCTGAAGCGGTTGGAATATAGGGGCTATGATTCAAGCGGTATAGCGGTTTTGGACGGCGAGAAACTCCGAATACAAAGGGCTGTGGGGAAATTGAGCGTCCTGGAGGCCAGCATAGAAGAGCCCCTGAGCGGCACCGTGGGTGTTGGCCATACCAGGTGGGCCACCCATGGCAGCCCCACCGAGGAAAACGCCCACCCCCATGAGGCCGACGGGGTTGTGGTGGTTCACAACGGGATCATAGAGAACTACCTGTCCCTAAAACAGGAGCTGCTTGCCCAGGGCTGTGTGTTCAGGTCAGAGACGGACACCGAGGTCATATGTCACCTGATAAGATCTGCCCTTTCAGCGGGAATGGGCTTCCAAGAGGCTGTAAGAAAATCCCTCTTGAGATTAAAGGGCTCATACGGGTTGGTCATTCTTTGGAGCAGAGAACCGCAACACCTAGTGGCAGCGCGCAAGGAGAGTCCGCTGGTCATAGGTTTGGGAGAAGGTGAAAACTTTGTGGCTTCTGACATACCAGCCATCCTGCATCACACCAGGAGAATGATATTCCTGGAGGATGGGGAGATGGCTGTGTTGGAGAGAGGCTCGGCAAGAGTCGAGCGTCTGGACGGGACGCCTGTAAAAAAGACCATCCACCAGATAAGCTGGAGTCCTGTGATGGCGGAGAAGGGGGGCTACCGCCACTTCATGCTCAAGGAGATCTTCGAGCAGCCGCGAGCAATTGTAGACAGCTTCAGAGGCAGGGTGTTCCCAGAGCGGGGAGAGGTGGATCTTGGGAGACAGTGCCTGCCCAAGGAGGTCTTGTGCTGTGTGGAGAGGGTAGTAATGGTAGCCTGTGGCACCTCTTACCATGCTGCCTTGGTGGGGAGGTTCATGATAGAGTCCCTGGCCAGGATTCCGGTTGAGGTGGAATTGGCTTCGGAGTTCCGTTTCCGCGATCCCATAGTGGATCAAAACACTCTCGTTGTTGCCATCAGCCAATCAGGAGAGACGGCGGACACCATAGCAGCGCTGAAGGCTGCAGGTGCCAAGGGTGCCAAGACCCTGGCTGTTTGTAATGTGGTGGGGTCTTCTTTGGTGAGGATTTGCGATGCCGTGGCCTATACTCAGGCCGGGCCTGAGATAGGGGTGGCATCCACCAAGGCCTTCACCACCCAGCTTGTGGTGCTTTACCTTCTTGCCATGGAGTTGGGTGTAGCCAAAGGCCGTCTGGATGCAAGGGCGGTAAGGAGCTTATCCGAGGATTTGATCCGGTTGCCTGGTCTTGCAGAGAAGGCCCTGGAATCCGATGAAAGGATCCAGGATGTGGCCAGCCGCTTCATGAACGCCACTGATTTCCTATACTTGGGAAGGGGGATCAATTACCCGGTGGCCCTGGAAGGGGCCTTGAAGTTGAAAGAGATCTCCTATGTACATGCCGAAGGTTATCCAGCGGGAGAGATGAAGCATGGTCCCATAGCCTTGATAGACGAGTTCCTTCCCGTGGTGGTGCTGCTCAGCCGGGACAAGACCTATGAGAAGATGCTGGGAAACATAGAAGAGGTGAAGGCCAGAAAGGGCATAGTCATAGCGGTGAGCTCCATGCCCACCCAGGAGTTGGAACATAGAGTGAATCATGTGATTCAGGTTCCTGAAAGCAACGAGTATCTTACTCCTGTGCTTCTGACCATTCCTCTCCAGCTCTTGGCCTATCACATGGCTGTTCTAAAAGGCACAGATGTAGACCAGCCCAGGAATTTGGCCAAGAGTGTGACGGTGGAGTGA